In the genome of Phragmites australis chromosome 9, lpPhrAust1.1, whole genome shotgun sequence, the window TAGAAGGCGCGCTCGGTCACTATAATCGAGAGCGAAGATTGGTGCTCTCCCATAATGACCTATCTTTGCGGCCATTATGAGCCTGAAGATAATGTCGAGGCGAAGCGTATGGCGTAGAGAGCCAAacactacaaaattgtgggagatgacttgtacaagatgggagtctGTGCACTGATGTTGCGACGTATATCCCAAGCAGAGGGCCAAAACTTGCTAAGAGAAATACATGAAGGACTGTGTGGCTCGCATATAGGCACTCGAGCGCTCGTCGGAAAAGCATTCAGGTAAGGATTCTTTTGACCGAAGATAGTTTATGATACGGAGTGTGTAGTCCGAAGTTGTGTGCAGTGCCAATACTTGACGAAGGGTTACACTAAATACACGACAATGCAACCTGATGCAAGCTAGCTCGCTCCCAACATAGGTCAAGCTACACGTACGTACGCACGCACGCTTCAAGGCTGGCTGGCTCACGCATGCCAGCTGACAGAGTCATGTCTTGTGCCGCTCAACTGAGGGGTGCTGCCGCCGTTTTTCATCGACGAAGGAGGCTTATTGCCAAGGAAAACATCAGTGAGAACAGTATTGGACTGTAGCGACGCCCTGAGAATCTCCAAACCCTGCAAATACATTAGCATCACCAGTGAGCATGCATTTAGGCATCTAGCACGATTGGTGAGGATTATCGACCGAGAAAAGTCACCTCATTGTACCCAATCTGCACGGTCCTCTCCTGGAGCGTTCCGAGATCCCTCACCCCGCAGGTGTTGAGCAGCGCAATGGTGGAGACGTTCGACATGGGCGAGATCACAAGGTCGTCCGTCACCGTGTACACCACCATGCCGCCCTGCACGAACCCTTTCCTCACCGGTTCTTTCGCGTCCACTGGCTCTGGCGATCCTACAAGCTTGGTCTCCGTGGACATCTGGTTGCCGCAGTTGGGGCAACGAGTGCCACTCACCTCCGCCACGTAGACGACGCATCTGGATTTTTTGTAGCTCTTGCCGCAGTTGAAGAACCACTTCGGGGCCCGCAAGGGGAAGACCCAGCTGTTGGGTCGCACGGCCGCGGGGGGCGGCACGATGGCGGCGCAGAGGATCGCGTCCTTGGCCTTGCCGGGCTGAACGTAGGGGTCCTCGAGCCTCTCGGCGCTGCTGTAGAGGTTCCCCATGCAGCCGAGTACGGAGTCCTTCCCCAGCAGCTTCACGGCCGTGCCGACCGGCAAggcgaggagggagaagaggaagtCGACCGTGTCCTTGCCGGCCTCCGCGAACACCACGCGCCAGCGCAGCGGGCTGGGATCGACGAGTAGTTTCATGGTGAGCGTGGTGCTCGGCGTGGTAGTGGCAGCGACTGCCATCTTGGAGCTCAACGACTTATTGCTGCTCTCTCTGGCTACCTATACCTATGGTGCGGTGAGCTATATAGCATCGGGACGTGGTGTGGGCACCGCGCCCCACTAGCCTTGCCGTTGCAATTTTTCAACGGAATGGTATCCTGTCTTAATCCTAAGGCGCAGAGTAGTGCAGCACATATGCTAAGTTCACTTGCAACAAGACAATACAGCACTAAGTGACGATAGTCTGGACCCGGATCGGATAATACAGCACATATGCAACAAGATAATACAGCACTAAGTGACGATAGTCCGGACCTGTTCCAGATAATCCAGAGCAAAGTCGGTCAAAATTGTAGATTCTAGTGGCAGAGGTGTGTGGCCGAATCATCTataaagatgagagctagcacacgtCTGTGTCATTCAATGTGCCATGTGCTAATGCATATCTAAAAATGTCCATCGCAGCCGCTACTTGATTAAAACGAATGCAATTTCGGTAATCCCGGTATATGCTCACATTTTCAAGATCACAACATatacctttacaacaagcatatCATCTCAAGAGataataaagagcaagtgaTTAAATTAAATTACATGTCTTTCGATGATATTACAAGTCCACGAATTAAATTGCTACAAACTGAAATTAAAAGGTTGTGATCTAACATTACAAGTTCAAGCTCTCAAATAAACATTAACACAAGCTAGAGAAAACAAAATACAATAAGTTTTTCATCTAGCGATTTAACATCTATGAGCAGCGGAAAAGtaactaaaaatgataaaaaaaagtgGTGTTGtttgccctaaggcaccaccGGATTAGCTTCAAGTAGAGCGTCACTACTCTTGCCCTTCGCCAACACTAGCGGGTACAAAGCAGCTATACACTAGCTTTTCCTCACCTAGAAAAACTCAACAATAACACTATGAATACAAAAGTATTCACAAGACTTACTGGGTATATATTCCCGACTtgaaggattatgcatttggatgaaagTAGCAATGATAGGCCACATGTTAAATTTAATTATGTGAAAAGCAATTTGTTCTAACACATTGTATAAACATCTAACATACACATAAGCTATCATATCATGACAACAAATACATAACCATAGCCAACAAGTAAACAAACTCATCTCAACATAACCCATAAAAGAGTGATCTCCCACATCCCACCTACCATCCATACAACTAATCACCATGAGACTCTACGATTGATATCCAATGAACATTAAGCATGCTTATGATCGAGAGCGCagtaattcaaattgattttacaccctacagggtaGTATATCTTTACCTACACGACACGAGTCTATCCGCTTGGCTCTCATGACAATCTTTTTCCCATCCATTCCCCAACGGTTGGCCCATCTCTATGATACCGAGTACCTGGCCTCCATAGGGCACACACTAGGTCCATCGTCACTTTATCTcattacacacacacacaagtcTTTTCCCCACACACACCATGGAGTCATGTGCTAAACGTCGGTATGCAATAAGATAATTGGctcattcatatttttttatatgtggAAGTAGGGAAACTGCTTAAGTCAATAGCACCAACaatcgatgcttaaacgattcAAACGGGCCGATGGCATCTGAGTCTCCCTTCCCCAGCCATCCCTATCGTCTTCCCAaatcttgtctcatcctcacgATCTCATCATCCCAACAACAATATTTTAATAAACAATTCCTAAGCCATAAAGCTCATGAACGATGAATgatccatcgctcgacttctattgGTGACATATGCAATATGCTTACCAATAACATCAAGGTAAGCATATTGCATTGATTTTAAGTTGGACCTTAGCAAGTGACCTCCAGGTTCCAAGGATCAAGTTACCAATAACACCAAGGTAGGACATATATAATAAATAGGTTCTACCTGATTCCCGACATCAACTTAATAACCATGCATATACGACATATAATAATGACTAACAATTTAACCATCCACAATTCATCAAAATAAATGGGAGATATGCATAGATTCTTTCCTTATGTCACAAGCTCTCCTTCCTCAATCACAATCTAAGGATCACTTTTGATCACGCCCGCGTTGCTCTCTGGTTCTTCGTTCTCTAAAGAAAGAAACACGTGCAATACAGTGAGTATGAATAAAATGCTATGAGATATGATCCAAATGTCATGAAATTTGTTGGGATGAAGTACACTGAGTAAGGAACACTAAAAAACAAGAATCATCGAATTTATAGTGGAATTGCTCACGttattaattttttagtgaagcCCTGCCCAAAAGGGTTGCTTGCTGTTTTTAGTGCTTTAATATCCGTGCAAGTGGATGAACCAAAATATTCATGTTCAACATTCTAACTAACATTTTTCATGTGCAAGTAATAATACAATAAAATTTTGAGAGTTGGTCTCATCTCATTTACATTTTAAATAATTTCTATAGAAAATAGTTAGCTTAAAGACCTTttccaaatattacataaaaAGCAAGTAAAAAATTAATTCAACACAAGCAAGTATTTTTACTGAACAAAGTATTTAGTTAGGAAGCTATAAAAAATGGATCCACAATTTTTGAATATTTTATGATGTACTTATGAATTTACCACGTTAAAGTATGTTTAATCCAAAATACCAATTCCAGTAGCATTTTCATGAGTGTGtatatttttaacatgtcaAAAACAGTACTACAAGACTAAAAAAAGTGGTCCCACAAATTTTGGGCAGTAATCAATTTACTACACATTTATCAATGTACAAcacattaatttattttaagtAATTCAATGACATTttcatacatgtatatatttttaaagtgtaGACCACAGTTGTACAAAGCCATAAAaattttatttgcatttttagGAGCAATATTTATGTTTCTATGCATTAAATAATTTTCTGCCGGTTTAATAGATGAACTAGTAATaaatttctgcatttactttgaTTTTCCCGGGAAAACCCTAAAACCTAAACTACTTTTTACACCTAGCAGAGCCAGCCAAAGTCACAGGATGGTCGGGTCGGAGCTCTATTGACTGGGTCAAAATTGAGAGAGAGTGAAGGGGTGGTGGCCAACGGTGAGGAGGTGCCTGGTGGCGAACtaggcgatggcggcggccaaGCGCAACAGCCAGAGCACCAACAGAAGAAGGCAAATTCAACTATGAGGCCTCAAATATGATAAAATCATAACAATTAAAGTTCTGGATTAtattaattacaaaaattaattttagtcCTAAGTTTTATAACAAATTTTTGAGTTGTTTCATAATGCTCAATTTAATATGCAATTCAACAATTTGAATACAAATTGAGATTCATGCATGTTTAATGACGTGCACAATGACAAGTAAATGCAAATTTTGGATGTCACAAGGTGCTTTGGATTTTGGTATCAAATAAAAGAAACAGAATGTTCATTACGTGAAAAAGGGATATGGGTGACGGGTACCGTACCCATCACCttgaacgcgtcactgatgactagtcattggtgacaggtatggatccatcaccaatgatgcacaaaggtgacgggtaataactgttacccgtcacctatgaccgtGTCCCATGTGCTAGggagaaatttataggtgacgagtgagcttttcacccgtcacttatatttatAATAAGTAATGGGTAActaagttacccgtcacttatggaTTCCTATCACCGTCTCTTATGTGCTTAGGAGAAATTTATAGATGATGGGTGACTCctacacccatcacttatgttctttataagtgacgggtagctatgttacccgtcacttaacTTATGAGaaggacataagtgacgggtagacattttacccgtcacttatgtttctcttgcttGATAGGAATGAGTTGTTttctggctgcatcctggaacGTATCAAGGATTTGgtagccgtcttctccctg includes:
- the LOC133928717 gene encoding uncharacterized protein LOC133928717, with translation MAVAATTTPSTTLTMKLLVDPSPLRWRVVFAEAGKDTVDFLFSLLALPVGTAVKLLGKDSVLGCMGNLYSSAERLEDPYVQPGKAKDAILCAAIVPPPAAVRPNSWVFPLRAPKWFFNCGKSYKKSRCVVYVAEVSGTRCPNCGNQMSTETKLVGSPEPVDAKEPVRKGFVQGGMVVYTVTDDLVISPMSNVSTIALLNTCGVRDLGTLQERTVQIGYNEGLEILRASLQSNTVLTDVFLGNKPPSSMKNGGSTPQLSGTRHDSVSWHA